One Streptomyces coeruleorubidus DNA segment encodes these proteins:
- a CDS encoding protein kinase: MDDYAGRVLADRYRLPLPPSDEYELTESRAFDTYSGQEVLVRQVPLPEVVEAEVLDAEGLPDGFTARDGGARRPGVRPGTRRPTDPVVRRAVEAAQAAAAIPDHPRLDQVFDVFAEGGSLWIVSELVSARPLAALLAEKPLTPYRAAEVASDVLMALRVLHAHGWVHRNITARTVLVCDDGRVMLTGLAVGAAEEALCGYDPVPAPAFDEPGRETGGSGPVDGGGGPGGAGGPGGVGGATDPEAARRAAIEARESRGLPTAGADTGSGGSAVPARRSVEDSEDPRAARAGAIAAYRAGARAAARIQETQQNGRAALPGARPAPDGGPGPHSNGSAQSPYVPGQSTGPGAAPPGRIADPYGVGGGPRTTAWHGATPRGGTGGAPSPQGHEQTALPPAPDPAAHSEPTQWDDLVAHTPAPRRGPATALAAERARQARMAVVGPVTERWAPEQAGPVHENWQLAAPIGPATDLWALGALLFRAVQGHAPYPEESTAELVQMVCAEPPAYAEECGPLRPVVESLLRQDPTERLDFEELRGWLRSLVRSAPEPEAGVHVVAAPPVDASRLPVVRRRGELVRRRRAGLPAHHGRHKRAKKESRSPHRLGRTLLLLVLLAMAAAVAYAMLFMPKSQTDGAQGTDRTGAAGEVSQAPEPDASGEPRTEQTSPEPEKSPSTSAGSTQAQTTGPEVADGFTLRKDSAGFQIAVAEGWDRTPRNGSGQVVYAKGDFELIVVPGRDSAAEYGSDPMAYQREEERELQPYRDSSWATSTGLKTIEVGGRTMAEGQFTWTGDDGGELYVRNLAMLVDGRYHVVQVRGPESERDEVTRLYEQAAATYRATK; this comes from the coding sequence CTGGTCAGGCAGGTGCCGTTGCCGGAGGTGGTCGAGGCGGAGGTCCTCGACGCGGAGGGGCTGCCCGACGGCTTCACGGCACGTGACGGCGGGGCGCGCAGGCCCGGCGTCCGTCCGGGCACCCGGCGGCCCACGGATCCGGTGGTACGGCGGGCGGTCGAGGCCGCGCAGGCCGCGGCGGCCATTCCCGACCATCCCCGACTCGACCAGGTCTTCGACGTGTTCGCCGAGGGCGGTTCGCTGTGGATCGTCAGCGAGCTGGTGTCCGCGCGTCCGCTGGCGGCGCTGCTCGCCGAGAAGCCGCTGACGCCGTACCGGGCGGCCGAGGTGGCCTCCGACGTCCTCATGGCGTTGCGGGTGCTGCACGCGCACGGCTGGGTGCACCGGAACATCACCGCGCGCACGGTCCTCGTCTGCGACGACGGCCGGGTGATGCTGACCGGGCTGGCGGTGGGTGCGGCGGAGGAGGCGCTGTGCGGGTACGACCCCGTTCCGGCTCCGGCCTTCGACGAGCCCGGCCGGGAGACCGGCGGCTCCGGGCCGGTCGATGGCGGCGGTGGTCCGGGTGGTGCCGGCGGCCCAGGAGGCGTCGGTGGCGCGACTGATCCCGAGGCCGCGCGGCGGGCCGCCATAGAGGCCCGGGAGTCCCGTGGGCTGCCGACGGCCGGAGCCGACACGGGGAGCGGGGGTTCGGCCGTACCCGCCCGCAGGAGCGTGGAGGACAGCGAGGACCCGCGGGCGGCGCGAGCCGGGGCGATCGCGGCCTACCGGGCGGGTGCCCGGGCCGCCGCCCGGATCCAGGAGACGCAGCAGAACGGCCGGGCGGCACTGCCCGGCGCCCGCCCCGCCCCGGACGGCGGGCCCGGGCCGCACAGCAACGGCTCGGCGCAGTCGCCGTACGTCCCCGGGCAGAGCACGGGGCCCGGCGCGGCCCCGCCAGGGCGGATAGCCGACCCCTACGGCGTGGGCGGCGGCCCCCGCACGACCGCCTGGCACGGCGCCACACCCCGCGGTGGAACCGGCGGCGCGCCCTCGCCGCAGGGACACGAGCAGACGGCTCTCCCCCCGGCCCCGGACCCCGCTGCCCACAGCGAGCCCACCCAGTGGGACGACCTGGTCGCCCACACCCCCGCACCCCGGCGCGGCCCGGCCACGGCGCTGGCCGCCGAGCGGGCGCGGCAGGCTCGGATGGCCGTGGTGGGACCCGTGACGGAGCGCTGGGCGCCGGAGCAGGCCGGACCCGTGCACGAGAACTGGCAGCTGGCCGCGCCGATCGGTCCCGCCACCGACCTGTGGGCGCTCGGCGCCCTGCTCTTCAGGGCCGTACAGGGGCATGCGCCCTACCCGGAGGAGTCGACGGCCGAGCTGGTGCAGATGGTGTGCGCCGAACCGCCCGCGTACGCCGAGGAGTGCGGGCCGCTGAGGCCGGTGGTCGAGTCGCTGCTGCGTCAGGACCCGACCGAGCGCCTCGACTTCGAGGAACTGCGCGGCTGGCTGCGCTCGCTAGTCCGCTCGGCGCCCGAGCCGGAGGCCGGTGTGCACGTCGTCGCGGCGCCGCCCGTCGACGCGAGCCGGCTGCCCGTCGTACGGCGCCGGGGAGAGCTCGTGCGCAGGCGGCGGGCCGGGCTGCCCGCGCACCACGGGCGGCACAAGCGGGCCAAGAAGGAGTCGCGGTCGCCGCACCGCCTCGGCCGCACGCTGCTCCTGCTCGTCCTGCTCGCGATGGCCGCGGCGGTCGCCTACGCCATGCTCTTCATGCCCAAGTCCCAGACCGACGGCGCGCAGGGCACGGACCGTACCGGTGCCGCCGGTGAGGTCAGCCAGGCGCCCGAGCCGGACGCCAGCGGCGAGCCCCGGACCGAGCAGACGTCGCCCGAGCCGGAGAAGAGCCCGTCGACGTCGGCCGGTTCCACTCAGGCGCAGACCACCGGCCCCGAGGTCGCCGACGGCTTCACCCTGCGCAAGGACTCGGCGGGCTTCCAGATCGCCGTCGCCGAGGGCTGGGACCGCACCCCGCGGAACGGCAGCGGCCAGGTCGTCTACGCCAAGGGCGACTTCGAGCTCATCGTCGTGCCGGGCCGGGACAGCGCGGCGGAGTACGGCAGCGATCCGATGGCCTACCAGCGGGAGGAGGAGCGCGAGTTGCAGCCGTACCGCGACTCAAGCTGGGCCACATCCACGGGACTGAAGACGATCGAGGTGGGCGGGCGGACCATGGCCGAGGGGCAGTTCACCTGGACCGGCGACGACGGCGGCGAGCTGTACGTGCGCAACCTCGCGATGCTGGTCGACGGGCGGTACCACGTGGTCCAGGTACGCGGCCCGGAGTCCGAACGGGACGAGGTGACGCGGCTGTACGAGCAGGCGGCGGCGACGTACCGGGCGACGAAATGA
- a CDS encoding serine/threonine-protein kinase: MQGLLVAGRYRLADSIGSGGMGRVWRAHDEVLHRSVAIKELTAALYVSESEQAILLARTRAEARAAARINHSAVVTVHDVLEHDGRPWIVMELVEGRSLADAVKEEGRVEPREAARIGMWVSRALRAAHTAGVLHRDVKPGNVLLARDGRVLLTDFGIAQIEGDTTITRTGEVVGSVDYLAPERVRGHDPGPSSDLWALGATLYTAVEGRSPFRRTTPLTTMQAVVEEEAAELQHAGPLTPVITALLRKDPATRPGLAEAEQMLAEAAEGRRPSGAQAYVPTQYGGSSPYRDVHSGTGASGSNPSGSNPSGTGTSGTGTAGTGSGSHTGTPLPPLAGTPAAGTPTAGASQAGTPAAGAFATGRGTTGPTTVGPMATGPQPTGSGRRRRLRTLALVVALAAIIGGGTAVVLQQWNESRQTPGASGSAGPTTAEQPRDSVPAGWTRRDDPAGFSLYLPKGWKRKTFGPQGELKQIDYTPDGGRHFVRIAVDTSPDFADPYAHQLDLEQQLQDLVDYKRLKLERNVYRDRGGALWEYTWTAQAKDTKFPGPRRAIEETYVARDGTEYALYMSAPAQDWAKARKQFTSLLQGWQEKTP; this comes from the coding sequence ATGCAGGGCCTGCTCGTCGCGGGCCGCTACCGGCTTGCCGACTCCATCGGCAGTGGCGGTATGGGCCGGGTATGGCGCGCACATGACGAGGTGCTGCACCGGTCCGTCGCCATCAAGGAGCTGACGGCTGCCCTCTACGTCTCCGAGAGCGAGCAGGCCATCCTGCTGGCGCGCACCCGGGCCGAGGCCAGGGCCGCCGCGCGGATCAACCACTCCGCGGTCGTCACGGTGCACGACGTGCTGGAGCACGACGGCCGCCCGTGGATCGTGATGGAGCTGGTCGAGGGCCGCTCCCTGGCCGACGCGGTCAAGGAGGAGGGACGCGTCGAGCCGCGCGAGGCGGCGCGCATCGGCATGTGGGTGTCGCGGGCCCTGCGTGCCGCGCACACCGCCGGCGTCCTGCACCGCGACGTCAAGCCGGGCAACGTCCTCCTCGCCCGGGACGGACGTGTCCTGCTCACCGACTTCGGTATCGCCCAGATCGAGGGCGACACGACCATCACGCGCACCGGAGAGGTCGTCGGCTCGGTCGACTACCTGGCGCCCGAGCGTGTGCGCGGCCACGACCCGGGCCCGTCCTCCGACCTGTGGGCGCTCGGCGCGACGCTCTACACGGCGGTGGAGGGCCGGTCGCCGTTCCGCCGCACCACACCCCTGACCACCATGCAGGCCGTGGTCGAGGAGGAGGCCGCCGAGCTCCAGCACGCGGGTCCTCTCACGCCCGTCATCACCGCCCTGCTGCGCAAGGATCCGGCCACCCGGCCCGGGCTCGCCGAGGCCGAACAGATGCTCGCCGAGGCGGCGGAGGGACGGCGGCCGAGCGGGGCGCAGGCGTATGTGCCGACCCAGTACGGGGGGTCGTCGCCGTACCGGGACGTGCACAGCGGCACGGGCGCGTCCGGCTCGAACCCGTCCGGCTCGAACCCGTCCGGCACGGGTACGTCCGGCACCGGCACGGCCGGTACCGGCTCGGGATCGCACACCGGGACTCCGCTCCCGCCGCTGGCCGGGACGCCGGCGGCCGGGACGCCGACGGCCGGTGCATCCCAGGCCGGGACTCCCGCAGCCGGGGCCTTTGCCACCGGGCGCGGGACGACCGGTCCCACCACGGTCGGCCCGATGGCGACGGGTCCGCAACCGACCGGTTCGGGTCGACGCCGCCGGCTTCGGACCCTCGCCCTCGTGGTCGCGCTCGCGGCCATCATCGGCGGAGGCACCGCGGTGGTGCTCCAGCAGTGGAACGAGAGCCGGCAGACGCCGGGCGCCTCCGGCTCGGCCGGTCCCACGACCGCGGAGCAGCCGAGGGATTCGGTTCCCGCAGGCTGGACCCGCCGTGACGACCCCGCGGGTTTCAGCCTCTACCTGCCCAAGGGCTGGAAGCGCAAGACCTTCGGCCCGCAGGGCGAGCTCAAGCAGATCGACTACACGCCCGACGGCGGCCGGCACTTCGTCCGGATCGCCGTCGACACCTCCCCGGACTTCGCCGACCCCTACGCCCACCAGCTCGACCTGGAGCAGCAGTTGCAGGATCTGGTCGATTACAAGCGGCTGAAGCTGGAGCGCAACGTCTACCGTGACCGGGGCGGCGCGCTGTGGGAGTACACCTGGACCGCGCAGGCGAAGGACACCAAGTTCCCCGGTCCGCGCAGGGCCATCGAGGAGACGTACGTCGCCCGCGACGGCACCGAGTACGCGCTCTACATGTCGGCGCCCGCGCAGGACTGGGCGAAGGCGCGCAAGCAGTTCACGTCGCTGTTGCAGGGCTGGCAGGAGAAGACACCCTGA
- a CDS encoding serine/threonine-protein kinase, whose amino-acid sequence MGTEGHNMRVIAGRYRLEARLGRGGMGVVWRATDQLLGRGVAVKELPFDESLSAAEARRQRDRTLREARAVAQLSHPHIIVVHDVVEDDERPYIVMELIEGGSLADRLTTLGPVDADEAARIGIALLGALRAAHAAGVLHRDLKPDNVLLEAGTDRIVLTDFGIAQVAGAPTLTENGSFVGSPEYTAPERMSGVRTGPESDLWSLGALLCAALSGESPFHRDSLGGVLHAVVVGDIRPPAQAGPLLPVVQGLLERDPDRRLDADRAERMLRAFRETGRTPQTPPPGYAPTVRGAAHGRPQDNAERQPPVPSTDMPGPNEQHEQLIRQPTRRVLVAALLVAAMAGAGVSAAALLMDEGGGDGGRTPKSSAPKTPSAGPSSHGTRAPSTPAATSATTTAAATAAASPSP is encoded by the coding sequence ATGGGGACCGAGGGGCACAACATGCGTGTCATCGCGGGCCGTTACCGGCTCGAGGCGAGGCTCGGGCGCGGTGGCATGGGCGTGGTCTGGCGGGCGACCGACCAGCTGCTCGGCCGGGGCGTGGCCGTCAAGGAACTCCCCTTCGACGAGTCGCTCTCCGCGGCCGAAGCGCGCAGGCAGCGGGACCGTACGCTGCGCGAGGCGCGGGCCGTCGCCCAGCTGAGCCACCCGCACATCATCGTCGTCCACGACGTCGTCGAGGACGACGAACGCCCGTACATCGTCATGGAGTTGATCGAGGGCGGCTCGCTCGCCGACCGGCTCACAACCCTTGGCCCGGTCGACGCCGACGAGGCCGCGCGGATCGGCATCGCCCTGCTCGGCGCGCTGCGCGCCGCGCACGCGGCCGGGGTGCTGCACCGCGACCTCAAGCCCGACAACGTGCTGCTGGAGGCCGGTACGGACCGGATCGTCCTCACCGACTTCGGCATCGCCCAGGTCGCGGGCGCCCCCACGCTCACCGAGAACGGTTCCTTCGTCGGCTCGCCCGAGTACACCGCGCCCGAGCGGATGTCCGGAGTCAGGACCGGCCCCGAGTCCGACCTGTGGTCGCTGGGCGCGCTGCTGTGCGCGGCCCTCAGCGGCGAGTCGCCGTTCCACCGCGACTCGCTGGGCGGCGTCCTGCACGCGGTCGTCGTCGGCGACATACGCCCGCCCGCGCAGGCCGGGCCGCTGCTGCCCGTCGTACAGGGCCTGCTGGAACGCGATCCGGACCGGCGGCTGGACGCGGACCGGGCGGAGCGCATGCTGCGGGCGTTCCGCGAGACGGGCAGGACGCCGCAGACGCCGCCGCCCGGGTACGCGCCGACGGTGCGGGGTGCCGCGCACGGACGGCCGCAGGACAACGCCGAGCGGCAACCGCCGGTGCCTTCGACGGACATGCCCGGCCCGAACGAGCAGCACGAGCAGTTGATCCGGCAGCCCACGCGCCGGGTGCTCGTGGCCGCGCTGCTGGTCGCCGCGATGGCCGGGGCGGGTGTGTCGGCGGCGGCGCTGCTCATGGACGAGGGCGGCGGGGACGGCGGCCGTACGCCGAAGAGTTCGGCGCCGAAGACGCCTTCGGCCGGCCCGTCCTCCCACGGCACGCGCGCTCCGAGCACTCCCGCAGCCACCAGCGCCACCACCACGGCCGCCGCCACCGCCGCCGCCTCGCCCTCGCCCTGA
- a CDS encoding serine/threonine-protein kinase, translating to MSSNGGARSGADEPTSFALQPPNSPQQPVPVPGNPYATPTEVVPPQSAAAVQDPGAGRLIAGRYRLIAKLGHGGMGTVWRAKDETVDREVAVKEPRVPEHLPERERVNAFERMRREARAAARLDHPAVVGVHDVAVVEGQPWIVMELVRGRSLGDALQEGTLSAREAARIGLEVLGALEAAHAAGVLHRDVKPDNVLLGRYDRVVLTDFGIAQIEGETNLTDTGGFVGSPEYIAPERVLGQRPGPASDLWSLGVVLYAATEGVSPFRRSNTPATLQSVLNATPAPPASAQGPLAEAITGLLHKDPARRPNAARVRALLEAAASPQAVQPTRIVQVTGGAGRRLRLGRKAWTGLGAAVVAAAVTAYLVLANPFAGPLPEGWKTRQEKGLAASLAVPADYQRTVPDRESDQGHRVTYTDWSGSIWIGLTLDKKAEDTGNTIAGSAAAEMYDDDSGFKDSGSYPLDMPENPTTDPKVTTYRGKKAAENTVTYDTDDSDDPRPRELRIFYFKTSGGDMYELTVSYPGKGDFTERGRQVADTAIANLDIDGT from the coding sequence ATGAGCAGCAACGGGGGAGCCCGATCCGGGGCCGACGAGCCAACGAGTTTCGCTCTGCAACCACCCAACTCGCCGCAACAGCCGGTGCCGGTACCGGGCAACCCGTACGCGACGCCCACCGAGGTCGTGCCGCCCCAGTCGGCGGCAGCGGTCCAGGATCCCGGTGCCGGGCGGCTCATCGCCGGGCGTTACCGGCTGATCGCCAAGCTCGGGCACGGCGGCATGGGCACGGTGTGGCGCGCCAAGGACGAGACGGTGGACAGGGAGGTCGCCGTCAAGGAGCCCCGCGTCCCGGAGCATCTTCCCGAACGCGAACGTGTCAACGCCTTCGAGCGAATGCGCCGCGAGGCACGTGCCGCGGCCCGGCTCGACCACCCGGCGGTGGTCGGCGTCCACGACGTCGCGGTCGTGGAGGGACAGCCGTGGATCGTGATGGAGCTCGTGCGGGGCCGTTCCCTGGGCGACGCCCTCCAGGAGGGCACCCTGTCCGCGCGTGAGGCGGCCCGGATCGGCCTGGAGGTGCTCGGGGCGCTGGAAGCCGCGCACGCGGCGGGCGTCCTGCACCGGGACGTGAAACCGGACAACGTGCTGCTGGGCCGGTACGACCGGGTCGTCCTCACCGACTTCGGCATCGCGCAGATCGAGGGCGAGACCAATCTGACCGACACCGGCGGCTTCGTCGGCTCGCCCGAGTACATCGCGCCCGAGCGCGTGCTGGGCCAGCGCCCGGGCCCGGCCAGCGACCTGTGGTCCCTGGGCGTGGTGCTGTACGCGGCGACGGAGGGCGTCTCGCCGTTCCGCCGCAGCAACACCCCCGCCACACTCCAGTCCGTCCTGAACGCCACGCCCGCGCCGCCCGCCTCCGCCCAGGGCCCGCTCGCCGAGGCCATCACGGGCCTGCTGCACAAGGATCCGGCCCGCCGCCCGAACGCCGCCCGGGTGCGTGCCCTGCTGGAGGCCGCCGCGAGCCCTCAGGCCGTCCAGCCCACGCGGATCGTCCAGGTCACGGGCGGTGCGGGCCGAAGACTCCGGCTCGGCCGCAAGGCGTGGACCGGGCTCGGTGCGGCGGTCGTCGCGGCGGCGGTGACGGCGTACCTGGTGCTCGCGAACCCGTTCGCCGGGCCGCTGCCCGAGGGGTGGAAGACCCGCCAGGAGAAGGGCCTCGCCGCATCGCTGGCCGTCCCAGCCGACTACCAGCGGACCGTGCCCGACCGGGAGTCGGACCAGGGGCACCGGGTCACGTACACCGACTGGAGCGGCAGCATCTGGATCGGTCTGACCCTCGACAAGAAGGCGGAGGACACCGGCAACACCATCGCCGGTTCCGCGGCCGCCGAGATGTACGACGACGACAGTGGGTTCAAGGACAGCGGCAGCTACCCCCTGGACATGCCGGAGAACCCGACGACGGACCCCAAGGTGACCACCTACAGGGGCAAGAAGGCCGCCGAGAACACCGTCACCTACGACACGGACGACAGCGACGACCCCCGTCCCCGCGAGCTCAGGATCTTCTACTTCAAGACCTCCGGCGGCGACATGTACGAGCTCACCGTCAGCTACCCGGGCAAGGGCGACTTCACGGAGCGCGGTCGTCAGGTGGCCGACACGGCGATCGCGAACCTGGACATCGACGGGACGTGA
- a CDS encoding serine/threonine-protein kinase, translated as MSNDGGGTVAQGRSVGGRYRLIERIGSGGMGTVWRAYDELVQREVAVKQPRLPGDPEDESHRRAAHRLYREARAAARVDHPAAVTIHDVVVEPEQQPDTRDGRIDRHRPVGRDGLNAVDAALDGLPWIVMELVQGESLHEVLRRGPVDAREAARIGVAVLGALRAAHSVGIVHRDVKPANVLLGPHQRVVLTDFGIAHVQGEESLTADGEFVGSLEFVAPERMSGRIAGPASDLWSLGVLLYAAVEGASPFRRTTPQATLAAILAAEPPEPKQAGPLGPLIARLLVQDPEQRPDAEEVAKALEAAVGQWSAAEEIPQTQEAADIRETAEDDACTLRLADVTTPPPAAPRPGPVTRNSPPEGPRPGPVTRNSSSESPRPRPVTRNDPVPPKRHSLLRPGSLALMSALLVGGIGAATHLGDADDKDANNGDTTEEASRGTPAPTTPAPSPDDSWTPHREQDLAAVLRLPSDYRELDKVGSATDQPRMALYGSERGGSIQVRLLLWDKAPGSPMDQARKAQVVWGGDEEDAHTQYTRTSVQGYEAALADTTYNLDEDPRRVMQVMIRTDDDRMYELRVDMPKGTPEEKEGTSVFKGARDRLGIVKG; from the coding sequence ATGAGCAACGACGGGGGCGGTACGGTCGCCCAGGGCCGGTCGGTCGGTGGGCGGTACCGGCTGATCGAGCGCATCGGCTCCGGCGGAATGGGCACCGTCTGGCGGGCCTACGACGAGCTCGTGCAGCGTGAAGTCGCCGTCAAGCAGCCCCGGTTGCCGGGCGACCCGGAGGACGAGAGCCACCGGCGTGCGGCCCACCGGCTCTACCGCGAGGCCCGCGCCGCCGCCCGCGTCGACCACCCCGCCGCCGTCACCATCCACGACGTGGTCGTCGAGCCGGAGCAGCAGCCGGACACACGCGACGGGCGGATCGATCGCCACCGGCCGGTCGGACGCGACGGGCTGAACGCGGTCGACGCGGCGCTCGACGGGCTCCCCTGGATCGTCATGGAGTTGGTGCAGGGCGAGTCCCTGCACGAGGTGCTCCGGCGCGGCCCGGTCGACGCGCGTGAAGCCGCCCGGATCGGCGTCGCCGTCCTCGGTGCCCTGCGCGCCGCGCACTCCGTCGGCATCGTGCACCGGGACGTGAAACCGGCCAATGTGCTGCTCGGCCCGCACCAGCGCGTCGTCCTCACCGACTTCGGCATCGCGCACGTGCAGGGCGAGGAGTCGCTCACGGCCGACGGCGAGTTCGTCGGCTCGCTGGAGTTCGTCGCCCCCGAGCGGATGTCCGGCCGCATCGCCGGGCCCGCCTCCGACCTGTGGTCCCTGGGCGTCCTGCTGTACGCCGCCGTCGAGGGGGCGTCCCCGTTCCGCCGGACGACGCCTCAGGCCACGCTCGCCGCGATCCTCGCCGCCGAGCCGCCCGAACCGAAGCAGGCCGGACCCCTCGGGCCGCTGATCGCGCGACTGCTGGTGCAGGACCCCGAACAGCGGCCGGACGCCGAGGAGGTCGCGAAGGCGCTGGAGGCGGCGGTCGGGCAGTGGTCGGCGGCGGAGGAGATACCGCAGACCCAGGAGGCCGCGGACATACGGGAGACCGCGGAGGACGACGCCTGCACGCTCCGGCTCGCAGACGTCACGACCCCACCGCCGGCGGCCCCCCGCCCCGGCCCCGTGACGCGGAACTCACCGCCGGAGGGCCCCCGCCCCGGCCCCGTGACGCGGAACTCATCGTCGGAGAGTCCCCGCCCCCGACCCGTGACGCGGAACGACCCCGTCCCACCGAAGCGTCACAGCCTCCTCCGCCCCGGCTCCCTCGCCCTGATGAGCGCACTGCTCGTCGGCGGCATAGGCGCCGCCACCCACCTCGGCGACGCCGACGACAAGGACGCCAACAACGGCGACACCACCGAAGAGGCCTCCCGCGGAACCCCGGCCCCCACCACCCCCGCTCCGAGCCCCGACGACTCCTGGACCCCCCACCGCGAGCAGGACTTGGCGGCCGTACTCCGCCTCCCGAGCGACTACCGCGAACTCGACAAGGTCGGCAGCGCGACCGACCAGCCCCGCATGGCGCTCTACGGCAGCGAGCGGGGCGGCTCGATCCAGGTCCGCCTCCTCCTCTGGGACAAGGCGCCGGGCTCCCCGATGGACCAGGCCAGGAAGGCGCAGGTCGTCTGGGGCGGGGACGAAGAGGACGCGCACACGCAGTACACGCGCACCAGCGTCCAGGGCTACGAGGCCGCCCTCGCCGACACCACCTACAACCTGGACGAGGACCCCAGGCGGGTCATGCAGGTGATGATCCGCACCGACGACGACCGCATGTACGAACTGCGCGTCGACATGCCCAAGGGCACGCCCGAGGAGAAGGAGGGCACCTCGGTGTTCAAGGGTGCCCGGGACCGGCTCGGGATCGTAAAAGGCTGA
- a CDS encoding succinic semialdehyde dehydrogenase has product MTDAHAPEKTGTNPLAPAPEGARTAADVVTPELVAQLTKGVAGSGRTANHTPFTGEKLADLPESTPEDVAKAFELARAAQAVWEQTPVRQRAAVLLRFHDLVLERQAEVLDLIQLETGKARLHAHEEVQAVAVAARHYGRKAPAYLRPKRHAGAMPTLTKVVERRHPRGVVGQIAPWNYPLELSVGDALPAFVAGNAVVMKPDTETCLTALWARDLLIEAGLPADVFQVVLGDGPVVGPEVVRHADYVSFTGSTRTGREVAQGAAARLVGVSLELGGKNAMLVLEDADIEKAAAGAVRACFSSAGQLCISIERLYVHESIADAFLERFAARTKVMRLGTSLAYGADMGSLVGERQLETVTRHVEEAVAKGAKVVAGGVARPDIGPYFFEPTILDGVATDMSVCAEETFGPVVSVYRFKSEDEVIERANATAYGLNSSVWTRNGRRGQEVAARLRTGTVNINEGYAPAYGSVQSPMGGMKDSGLGRRHGAEGILKYTEAQTVAHQRVLPMAPALGMDDEKYAQFMTRSLRLMKAFRFR; this is encoded by the coding sequence ATGACGGACGCGCACGCCCCGGAGAAGACCGGCACGAATCCCCTCGCCCCCGCCCCGGAGGGCGCCCGCACCGCCGCCGACGTGGTCACCCCCGAGCTGGTCGCCCAGCTCACCAAGGGCGTTGCCGGCTCCGGCCGGACCGCCAACCACACGCCGTTCACCGGCGAGAAGCTGGCCGACCTCCCCGAGTCGACGCCCGAGGACGTGGCGAAGGCCTTCGAACTGGCCCGCGCCGCCCAGGCCGTGTGGGAGCAGACCCCGGTACGGCAGCGCGCCGCCGTCCTGCTGCGCTTCCACGACCTGGTGCTGGAGCGCCAGGCCGAGGTGCTCGACCTGATCCAGCTGGAGACCGGCAAGGCCCGGCTGCACGCCCACGAGGAGGTCCAGGCCGTCGCGGTCGCCGCCCGGCACTACGGCCGCAAGGCTCCCGCCTACCTCCGTCCGAAGCGGCACGCCGGTGCCATGCCGACCCTGACGAAGGTCGTCGAGCGGCGCCACCCGCGCGGCGTCGTCGGCCAGATAGCCCCCTGGAACTACCCCCTTGAGCTGTCGGTCGGCGACGCGCTGCCGGCCTTCGTCGCGGGCAACGCGGTCGTCATGAAGCCGGACACGGAGACCTGCCTCACTGCCCTGTGGGCCCGTGACCTGCTCATCGAGGCCGGCCTGCCCGCCGACGTCTTCCAGGTCGTCCTCGGCGACGGCCCGGTCGTCGGTCCGGAGGTCGTCCGGCACGCCGACTACGTCTCCTTCACCGGCTCCACCCGCACCGGCCGCGAGGTCGCCCAGGGCGCCGCCGCCCGGCTGGTCGGCGTCTCTCTCGAACTCGGCGGCAAGAACGCCATGCTGGTGCTGGAGGACGCCGACATCGAGAAGGCCGCGGCCGGTGCCGTCCGCGCCTGCTTCTCCTCGGCCGGTCAGTTGTGCATCTCCATCGAGCGGCTGTACGTCCACGAGTCGATCGCGGACGCCTTCCTGGAGCGCTTCGCCGCCCGCACGAAGGTCATGCGCCTCGGCACGTCCCTGGCGTACGGCGCCGACATGGGTTCCCTGGTCGGCGAACGCCAGCTGGAGACCGTCACGCGGCACGTGGAGGAGGCGGTCGCCAAGGGCGCGAAGGTCGTCGCGGGCGGCGTGGCCCGGCCGGACATCGGCCCGTACTTCTTCGAGCCCACGATCCTCGACGGGGTCGCCACGGACATGTCCGTCTGCGCGGAGGAGACGTTCGGCCCGGTCGTGTCGGTCTACCGCTTCAAGAGCGAGGACGAGGTGATCGAGCGCGCCAACGCCACGGCGTACGGCCTGAACTCCTCGGTGTGGACGAGGAACGGGCGACGCGGCCAGGAGGTCGCGGCCCGCCTGCGCACCGGCACCGTCAACATCAACGAGGGCTACGCCCCCGCCTACGGCAGTGTCCAGTCGCCGATGGGCGGCATGAAGGACTCCGGCCTCGGCCGCCGGCACGGTGCCGAGGGCATCCTCAAGTACACCGAGGCCCAGACGGTCGCCCACCAGCGCGTGCTCCCGATGGCCCCCGCCCTGGGCATGGACGACGAGAAGTACGCCCAGTTCATGACCAGGAGTCTCCGCCTGATGAAGGCGTTCCGGTTCCGGTGA